The following are from one region of the Sorghum bicolor cultivar BTx623 chromosome 2, Sorghum_bicolor_NCBIv3, whole genome shotgun sequence genome:
- the LOC8062057 gene encoding uncharacterized protein LOC8062057 isoform X1: MAGAGGLARGLATSCGVWPAWPTTLACVAPEVACGSSGAAPTARPEARAWLPAVACSARGTSGGGALSWARWPRPGSARPSPAGAVPGGWQGAWLAHGRRGSFEGSWPSRRGRLTLSHGARRPAGQLAAWRVAVAAGSAGPGARAAGARGSHGRARPGGVARSRSGGRGGVPRTYSRRYQMKNCRWRPTFALETGGPSNTDGQDFDEDSGFLGRTRLGSLIQAAARELLDKLNSARTNSPTKIFLVLLGFYTANALATILGQTGDWDVLVAGVVVAAIEGIGMLMYRKPITRPPGRFQSLISMVNYWKAGVCLGLFVDAFKLGS, from the exons ATGGCCGGCGCGGGCGGTCTAGCCAGGGGGCTCGCGACCTCCTGCGGGGTGTGGCCAGCGTGGCCCACGACCCTGGCTTGTGTGGCCCCGGAGGTGGCCTGCGGCTCCAGCGGCGCGGCTCCGACAGCCCGGCCAGAGGCGCGGGCCTGGCTCCCGGCGGTGGCCTGCTCGGCCAGGGGCACGAGCGGCGGCGGGGCCCTCTCGTGGGCGCGGTGGCCCAGGCCAGGGAGCGCGCGGCCCTCCCCTGCGGGCGCGGTTCCCGGGGGCTGGCAGGGCGCGTGGCTCGCCCATGGCCGGCGCGGGTCGTTCGAGGGGTCATGGCCCTCCAGGCGGGGGCGGCTCACCCTCAGCCACGGTGCGCGGCGGCCAGCCGGCCAGCTCGCGGCCTGGCGCGTGGCAGTGGCGGCCGGCTCGGCTGGGCCAGGGGCGCGCGCGGCCGGGGCCAGAGGTTCGCACGGCCGAGCTCGGCCAGGAGGCGTGGCTCGCAGCCGGTCTGGCGGGCGCGGCGGCGTCCCGCGCACGTACTCCCGACG GTACCAGATGAAAAACTGCAGATGGAGGCCAACTTTTGCCTTGGAGACTGGTGGGCCATCTAACACTGATGGCCAAGACTTTGATGAGGACAGTGGTTTTCTTGGTAGGACTAGACTGGGAAGTCTCATCCAAGCTGCTGCAAGGGAGCTACTTGACAAGCTGAACTCTGCCAGAACGAATTCGCCAACAAAGATATTCCTTGTCCTCCTTGGTTTTTACACAGCCAATGCCTTGGCAACAATACTAGGGCAGACCGGTGACTGGGATGTTCTTGTTGCTGGTGTTGTAGTGGCTGCCATTGAGGGAATTGGCATGCTCATGTACAGAAAACCAATTACCAGGCCTCCTGGTAGGTTTCAATCTTTGATTTCAATGGTGAACTACTGGAAAGCTGGTGTATGCCTGGGCCTTTTTGTGGACGCCTTCAAGCTGGGTAGCTGA
- the LOC8063490 gene encoding uncharacterized protein LOC8063490 isoform X2, with amino-acid sequence MRAPAPAPLPALLSRCSSPPSSAPPRRLLSSSRTPAVCRPPPAVARSVSVSVDAPAAAAEPTVLGAPSATPRRRLILLRHGESTARGRSTRDHDRPLSKAGRADAISVSNKLQQMGWIPELILCSDAMRTKETLKILQDHVQGLSEAVVHFIPSFYSIAAMDGQTAEHLQKAICEYSSDEILTVIIITTQVHGA; translated from the exons ATGAGagctccagctccagctcctCTTCCCGCGCTGCTCTCTCGCTGCTCCTCGCCGCCCTCCTCGGCCCCGCCGCGCcgcctcctctcctcctcccgcACGCCGGCCGTCTGCCGCCCGCCTCCGGCCGTCGCCCGCTCTGTCTCCGTCTCCGTCGATGCGCCGGCGGCCGCCGCGGAGCCCACTGTCTTGGGCGCGCCCTCCGCGACGCCGCGCCGTCGcctcatcctcctccgccaCGGGGAGAGCACCGCCAGGGGCCGCTCCACAAGAG ATCATGACAGACCTCTAAGCAAGGCTGGGAGAGCTGACGCAATCAGCGTTTCTAATAAACTCCAACAGATGGGATGGATACCGGAGCTTATCCTCTGCAG TGATGCAATGCGTACAAAGGAAACTCTTAAGATACTGCAAGACCATGTCCAAGGATTGTCTGAAGCAGTAGTGCACTTTATCCCAAGTTTCTACTCAATTGCGGCTATGGATGGCCAAACTGCAGAGCATTTGCAAAAGGCGATTTGTGAATATTCGAGTGATGAGATCTTAACTGTGAT AATAATAACTACTCAGGTGCATGGGGCATAA
- the LOC8062057 gene encoding ycf20-like protein isoform X2 — MPLRRGAPPCPPRALAGVLCWGGGSMGAGGWCCAPIIRRACFLRPTKEKSGGALGYQMKNCRWRPTFALETGGPSNTDGQDFDEDSGFLGRTRLGSLIQAAARELLDKLNSARTNSPTKIFLVLLGFYTANALATILGQTGDWDVLVAGVVVAAIEGIGMLMYRKPITRPPGRFQSLISMVNYWKAGVCLGLFVDAFKLGS, encoded by the exons ATGCCGCTGCGGCGCGGGGCCCCTCCCTGCCCGCCGCGGGCTCTGGCCGGGGTGCTGTGTTGGGGCGGCGGCTCCATGGGCGCGGGGGGCTGGTGCTGCGCCCCCATCATCCGCCGGGCATGCTTCCTGCGACCAACCAAGGAGAAGAGCGGAGGGGCTCTCGG GTACCAGATGAAAAACTGCAGATGGAGGCCAACTTTTGCCTTGGAGACTGGTGGGCCATCTAACACTGATGGCCAAGACTTTGATGAGGACAGTGGTTTTCTTGGTAGGACTAGACTGGGAAGTCTCATCCAAGCTGCTGCAAGGGAGCTACTTGACAAGCTGAACTCTGCCAGAACGAATTCGCCAACAAAGATATTCCTTGTCCTCCTTGGTTTTTACACAGCCAATGCCTTGGCAACAATACTAGGGCAGACCGGTGACTGGGATGTTCTTGTTGCTGGTGTTGTAGTGGCTGCCATTGAGGGAATTGGCATGCTCATGTACAGAAAACCAATTACCAGGCCTCCTGGTAGGTTTCAATCTTTGATTTCAATGGTGAACTACTGGAAAGCTGGTGTATGCCTGGGCCTTTTTGTGGACGCCTTCAAGCTGGGTAGCTGA
- the LOC8063490 gene encoding uncharacterized protein LOC8063490 isoform X1, with the protein MRAPAPAPLPALLSRCSSPPSSAPPRRLLSSSRTPAVCRPPPAVARSVSVSVDAPAAAAEPTVLGAPSATPRRRLILLRHGESTARGRSTRDHDRPLSKAGRADAISVSNKLQQMGWIPELILCSDAMRTKETLKILQDHVQGLSEAVVHFIPSFYSIAAMDGQTAEHLQKAICEYSSDEILTVMCMGHNKGWEEAASMFSGDSVVLETCNAALLEAAGKSWVEAFSLAGLGGWKLHGIVKP; encoded by the exons ATGAGagctccagctccagctcctCTTCCCGCGCTGCTCTCTCGCTGCTCCTCGCCGCCCTCCTCGGCCCCGCCGCGCcgcctcctctcctcctcccgcACGCCGGCCGTCTGCCGCCCGCCTCCGGCCGTCGCCCGCTCTGTCTCCGTCTCCGTCGATGCGCCGGCGGCCGCCGCGGAGCCCACTGTCTTGGGCGCGCCCTCCGCGACGCCGCGCCGTCGcctcatcctcctccgccaCGGGGAGAGCACCGCCAGGGGCCGCTCCACAAGAG ATCATGACAGACCTCTAAGCAAGGCTGGGAGAGCTGACGCAATCAGCGTTTCTAATAAACTCCAACAGATGGGATGGATACCGGAGCTTATCCTCTGCAG TGATGCAATGCGTACAAAGGAAACTCTTAAGATACTGCAAGACCATGTCCAAGGATTGTCTGAAGCAGTAGTGCACTTTATCCCAAGTTTCTACTCAATTGCGGCTATGGATGGCCAAACTGCAGAGCATTTGCAAAAGGCGATTTGTGAATATTCGAGTGATGAGATCTTAACTGTGAT GTGCATGGGGCATAATAAAGGATGGGAAGAAGCTGCCTCTATGTTTTCTGGTGATTCAGTAGTGCTTGAGACATGTAACGCTGCGTTGCTAGAAGCTGCAGGCAAATCATGGGTTGAG GCATTTTCTCTGGCTGGTTTGGGTGGATGGAAGCTTCATGGGATCGTAAAGCCATGA